A genomic window from Pseudogulbenkiania sp. MAI-1 includes:
- the pyrE gene encoding orotate phosphoribosyltransferase, which translates to MSDFRQDFIRFALDKQVLKFGEFITKAGRKSPYFFNAGLFNDGLSTLHLSRFYAKAIMSDKIEFDMLFGPAYKGIILAAATSMALAEAGRNVPFAYNRKEAKDHGEGGVLVGAPLKGRVLIIDDVISAGTSVRESVQLIRAAGAEPAGVAIALDRMERGTGALSAVQEVEQAYGLPVVAIATLKDLLTFLEGNPELAANLDAVRAYRAQYGVND; encoded by the coding sequence ATGAGCGATTTCCGCCAGGATTTTATTCGTTTTGCGCTGGACAAGCAGGTGCTGAAGTTCGGCGAGTTCATCACCAAGGCGGGTCGGAAATCTCCCTATTTCTTCAACGCCGGCCTGTTCAACGACGGCCTCTCCACGCTGCACTTGTCGCGCTTTTATGCGAAAGCGATAATGAGCGACAAGATCGAATTCGACATGCTGTTCGGCCCGGCCTACAAGGGCATCATCCTGGCCGCCGCCACCTCGATGGCGCTGGCCGAGGCCGGCCGTAACGTGCCGTTCGCCTACAACCGCAAGGAAGCCAAGGACCACGGCGAAGGCGGCGTGCTGGTCGGCGCCCCGCTCAAGGGCCGCGTGCTGATCATCGACGACGTCATCTCCGCCGGCACCTCGGTGCGCGAATCGGTCCAGCTGATCCGTGCTGCCGGCGCCGAACCGGCCGGTGTGGCCATCGCGCTCGACCGCATGGAACGCGGCACCGGCGCGCTGTCCGCCGTGCAGGAAGTCGAACAGGCCTACGGGCTGCCGGTGGTGGCTATCGCCACCCTGAAAGACCTGCTCACCTTCCTCGAAGGCAATCCCGAACTGGCGGCCAACCTGGACGCCGTACGCGCCTACCGCGCCCAATATGGAGTGAACGACTGA
- a CDS encoding exodeoxyribonuclease III: MLRIVSANLNGVRSADKKGFFDWLAGSQADLVCVQELKAQPADLSPRMCAPDGLTGYFHCAEKKGYSGVGIYSRHQPDAVVEGLGIDWIDAEGRYLQLDFGQLSVVSLYLPSGSSSDERQQVKFDFLDVFMPHLNELRAAGRDIVICGDWNIAHNEIDLKNWKGNMKNSGFLPEERAWMSDLLGNGGWQDVWRRLYPEVPGYTWWSNRGQAYAKDVGWRIDYHIVTPSMMELARTASVYKDEKFSDHAPLIVDYDRSL, from the coding sequence TTGCTTCGAATCGTTTCGGCCAACCTCAACGGCGTCCGCTCGGCGGACAAGAAGGGCTTTTTCGACTGGCTGGCCGGCAGCCAGGCCGATCTGGTGTGCGTGCAGGAACTGAAGGCGCAGCCGGCGGATCTGTCGCCGCGGATGTGCGCGCCGGACGGCCTCACCGGCTATTTCCACTGTGCCGAGAAGAAGGGCTACAGCGGTGTCGGCATCTATTCCCGGCACCAGCCCGACGCGGTGGTCGAGGGGCTGGGCATCGACTGGATCGATGCCGAAGGGCGCTATCTGCAGCTCGATTTCGGCCAGTTGTCGGTGGTGTCGCTGTACCTGCCGTCCGGTTCCAGCTCGGACGAGCGCCAGCAGGTCAAGTTCGATTTCCTCGACGTGTTCATGCCGCACCTCAACGAGCTGCGCGCCGCCGGCCGCGACATCGTGATCTGCGGCGACTGGAACATCGCCCACAACGAGATCGACCTGAAAAACTGGAAGGGCAACATGAAGAACTCGGGCTTTTTGCCCGAGGAGCGCGCCTGGATGAGCGACCTGCTCGGCAACGGGGGCTGGCAAGACGTGTGGCGCCGGCTCTATCCCGAGGTGCCGGGCTACACTTGGTGGAGCAACCGTGGCCAAGCCTACGCCAAGGACGTGGGCTGGCGCATCGACTACCACATCGTCACGCCGTCGATGATGGAGCTGGCGCGCACCGCCTCGGTGTACAAGGACGAGAAATTCTCCGATCACGCCCCGTTGATCGTGGACTACGACAGGAGCCTGTGA